A section of the Acidobacterium capsulatum ATCC 51196 genome encodes:
- a CDS encoding KpsF/GutQ family sugar-phosphate isomerase, with protein sequence MTPSDMQPGRTPAQLVRTEAAALLALAERLEGPMQAAFERAVETVIACGRDRGRVVVTGMGKSGLIAQKIAATLSSTGTPALFLHPAEAVHGDLGMIARGDVVLALSASGETEEILRLLATLKRMGDALLSFCCNLNSTLAGASDVALDVSVPGEACDLGLAPTASTTAMLALGDALAIAVSMRKGFRAEDFAELHPGGKLGKRLARVHELMHAGEALPRVTPATPMKDVIYEMSRKGLGMTTVVEDGRLAGILSDGDLRRLLEHEGAACLDKTAAEVMNPRPQIIAPGELAARALHRMEERKITSLVVVDDAGVLQGVLHLHDLWETELF encoded by the coding sequence ATGACGCCATCTGATATGCAGCCCGGCCGCACGCCCGCGCAACTGGTCCGCACCGAGGCCGCCGCGCTGCTCGCACTGGCCGAGCGGCTGGAAGGCCCCATGCAGGCCGCCTTTGAGCGCGCCGTGGAGACAGTGATTGCCTGCGGCCGCGACCGGGGCCGCGTCGTGGTCACCGGCATGGGCAAGAGCGGCCTCATCGCGCAGAAAATTGCCGCCACGCTCAGCTCCACCGGTACGCCCGCGCTCTTTCTGCATCCGGCCGAGGCCGTGCATGGCGACCTCGGCATGATTGCCCGGGGCGACGTGGTGCTGGCGCTTTCGGCCAGCGGAGAGACCGAAGAAATCCTGCGCCTGCTAGCCACGCTCAAGCGCATGGGCGACGCGCTGCTGAGCTTCTGCTGCAATCTCAATTCGACGCTCGCCGGGGCCAGCGATGTGGCGCTCGATGTCAGCGTGCCGGGCGAGGCCTGCGACCTGGGTCTCGCGCCCACGGCCTCCACCACGGCGATGCTCGCTCTGGGTGACGCGCTGGCCATTGCCGTGTCGATGCGTAAGGGCTTTCGCGCCGAGGACTTCGCCGAACTGCACCCCGGCGGCAAGCTGGGCAAGCGGCTGGCGCGCGTGCACGAGCTGATGCATGCGGGCGAGGCCCTGCCCCGCGTCACCCCCGCCACGCCCATGAAAGACGTCATCTACGAGATGTCGCGCAAGGGCCTCGGCATGACCACCGTGGTCGAAGACGGGCGGCTTGCGGGCATCCTGAGCGACGGTGATCTGCGCCGCCTGCTGGAGCACGAGGGCGCGGCCTGCCTCGACAAGACCGCCGCCGAGGTGATGAATCCGCGTCCGCAGATCATCGCGCCCGGCGAGCTGGCCGCGCGCGCGCTGCATCGCATGGAAGAGCGCAAGATCACCTCGCTGGTGGTGGTGGATGACGCCGGCGTGCTGCAGGGCGTGCTGCACCTGCACGATCTGTGGGAGACCGAGCTGTTCTAA
- a CDS encoding TlpA family protein disulfide reductase, which yields MKRNAIVLLMMVTGLGLMIWAGVENYSARQQDDVKVQSLEAELHQIETQADSAHVGTDATQAPDTPLLGEQAPDFTLTSLDGKKISLKSYRGKAVIVDFWATWCGPCRVEIPWFEDFRQQYGPQGLAVLGVSTDQLDDSDTAKAHQVVTDFAKQIHMNYPVLMATDSVEQQYGGISALPTTFFINRSGQVVASTIGLAPHSVIEADIKKALGTGGNA from the coding sequence GTGAAGCGAAATGCAATTGTGCTGTTGATGATGGTCACCGGCCTCGGGCTGATGATCTGGGCGGGCGTGGAGAACTACTCCGCGCGCCAGCAGGACGACGTGAAGGTGCAGTCGCTCGAAGCCGAGCTGCACCAGATCGAGACGCAGGCTGATAGCGCGCATGTGGGCACCGATGCCACCCAGGCGCCCGACACGCCGCTGCTCGGCGAGCAGGCGCCCGACTTCACGCTGACCAGCCTCGACGGGAAGAAGATTTCGCTCAAGAGCTATCGGGGCAAGGCCGTGATCGTCGATTTCTGGGCAACGTGGTGCGGGCCGTGCCGGGTGGAGATTCCCTGGTTTGAGGACTTCCGCCAGCAGTACGGGCCGCAGGGGCTGGCCGTGCTGGGCGTCTCCACCGACCAGTTGGACGACAGCGACACGGCCAAGGCGCACCAGGTGGTCACCGATTTTGCAAAGCAGATTCACATGAACTATCCCGTGCTGATGGCCACCGACAGCGTGGAGCAGCAGTACGGCGGCATCAGCGCCCTGCCCACGACGTTTTTCATCAACCGCAGCGGACAAGTGGTGGCAAGCACCATCGGGCTCGCACCCCACAGCGTGATTGAAGCCGACATCAAAAAAGCGCTCGGCACAGGAGGCAATGCGTGA
- a CDS encoding protein-disulfide reductase DsbD domain-containing protein — protein sequence MKKSQQAKKWIGAGVIAVALSGVALAQQMHLPWQTGSQNSNTPKQSVEFLYPLQIKVPAGKPTEVALHFRVLPGLHINSHVPSDKSYIPTTLVLPAGSNVKLSSVQFPAGEPFAFKAFPKDKLSVYEGEFTVHAKVTAVRGDHLLNAALRYQACDSNTNSCYPPRKAPVAIDILGD from the coding sequence GTGAAGAAGTCTCAACAGGCAAAAAAATGGATCGGCGCGGGCGTGATCGCCGTGGCGCTCTCGGGCGTGGCCCTGGCCCAGCAGATGCATCTGCCATGGCAGACCGGCAGCCAGAACAGCAACACGCCAAAGCAGTCAGTCGAATTCCTCTACCCGCTGCAAATCAAGGTGCCCGCGGGCAAGCCGACTGAAGTCGCGCTGCACTTTCGCGTGCTGCCGGGGCTGCATATCAACTCGCACGTGCCCTCGGACAAGAGCTACATTCCCACGACGCTGGTGCTGCCCGCGGGGTCAAACGTGAAGCTTTCTTCGGTGCAGTTTCCCGCAGGCGAGCCCTTCGCCTTCAAAGCCTTCCCCAAAGACAAGCTGAGCGTCTATGAGGGCGAGTTCACCGTGCATGCCAAGGTGACAGCCGTGCGCGGAGATCATCTGCTGAACGCCGCGCTGCGCTATCAGGCCTGCGACTCGAATACGAATTCATGCTATCCGCCCAGGAAAGCCCCGGTCGCCATCGACATCCTCGGGGATTAG
- a CDS encoding helix-turn-helix transcriptional regulator: protein MYANPEQAFGGTARLLGLIETIYSAVQQPELWPAVMEGIAEAVHGESTTMFAMLPSEQLFSMARTDPAAMQQYVSHYASINVLSHHCDEAFPDGTVRYGHIAMPARELEKTEFYSDFFRPYNMHHSFGIKVPLGNLPPVYMSCQRPRTAEPFSEREGVVYETLMPHLQRALMLYVQFTQTQSKVLGLESALDSLGHAVFGLDRKGRVILSNRKAEAIVQAATALRLDRGRLAAVFPEQNRHLQKCLSDALAVGTGTGMSPGSPLLLYGKSRKSPLRIVAAPFMSPLPGSTVQLAALVFVTDPASSPPSRSAILTALYALTPMEARVADQLLAGLEVREAANSLGISLETARFHTKRVLVKTGTRRQTELMRLMLSLPRI, encoded by the coding sequence ATGTACGCCAATCCTGAACAGGCATTCGGTGGAACGGCCCGGCTGTTGGGCCTGATCGAGACCATTTACTCCGCTGTGCAGCAGCCGGAGCTCTGGCCCGCCGTGATGGAAGGCATCGCCGAGGCGGTTCATGGCGAATCCACCACGATGTTTGCCATGCTTCCCAGCGAGCAACTGTTTTCCATGGCCCGCACCGACCCCGCGGCCATGCAGCAGTACGTGAGCCACTATGCCTCGATCAACGTGCTCAGCCACCATTGCGACGAGGCGTTTCCAGACGGCACGGTGCGTTACGGCCATATCGCCATGCCGGCCCGCGAGCTTGAGAAAACGGAGTTCTACAGCGACTTCTTCCGCCCATACAACATGCACCATTCCTTTGGAATCAAGGTGCCGCTGGGAAATCTGCCCCCCGTGTACATGAGCTGCCAGCGTCCCAGGACGGCCGAGCCTTTTAGCGAGCGCGAAGGCGTGGTGTACGAAACGCTGATGCCCCACCTGCAGCGCGCCCTGATGCTCTACGTGCAGTTCACCCAGACCCAATCGAAGGTGCTGGGGCTGGAGTCGGCGCTCGACTCCCTTGGGCACGCCGTCTTCGGCCTCGACCGCAAAGGCAGAGTCATCCTCTCCAACCGGAAAGCGGAGGCAATTGTCCAGGCTGCCACCGCGCTTCGTCTCGATCGTGGCAGGCTGGCCGCAGTCTTTCCCGAACAAAACCGCCATCTGCAGAAGTGCCTGTCCGATGCGTTAGCTGTGGGTACAGGAACGGGTATGTCTCCCGGCAGCCCGTTGCTGCTTTATGGCAAGTCGCGCAAGAGTCCTCTGCGAATTGTGGCCGCGCCGTTCATGTCTCCCTTGCCCGGCAGCACGGTACAACTGGCCGCATTGGTCTTTGTCACGGATCCGGCGAGCAGCCCTCCATCAAGAAGCGCAATTCTGACCGCGCTCTACGCTCTCACGCCGATGGAAGCGAGAGTCGCCGATCAGTTGCTGGCTGGCCTCGAAGTGCGGGAGGCCGCAAACTCGCTCGGCATCAGCCTGGAGACAGCGCGCTTCCACACCAAACGAGTGCTCGTGAAGACCGGCACAAGACGCCAGACGGAATTGATGCGGCTCATGTTGTCGCTGCCGCGCATTTAG
- the mrdA gene encoding penicillin-binding protein 2, which produces MATNRDEKLSPGKLTASQYLIVAILLVLSFGLWRLQVVGAQNYHALAQANRIRKVPMLAPRGRIFDRDGRLIVDNYQSVTCYLVRDQNHDITPDLPLIARGLDMTLDQVKAVLRHYRYSPKYQPIPLKEDITPSEQQFIAAHEDELPELDTIEEYRRLYPKNGFAAALIGYVGEVSEAMLNNPRYAYYQPGDVVGESGVEESYDPILRGVDGSRDIIVNSHGREVGVLGTEPAKPGTDLRLTIDLDIQRAAENALGNRNGAVVALDPHTGEILALVSHPTFDPNAFTTHISRKEWDALVTDPEHPLMDKAIQALSAPGSTFKLIMAVAGLQTGIAQNLNVDCQGGAYFYGHWFACDSHHGEVNINNAIPYSCDTYFYTLAQKLGIDTIAHWAHKFGIGQKTGVDLPGEAAGTMPSTAWKMKTFHQPWYPGETISVGIGQGAIQVTPIQMARALGGIASGGVLKRPHVVFPSELPPEYYKAMLANYPGSGNVTVPISTATWETVTDAMANVTQSPIGTAHSSELQGIDFAGKTGTAQVVSQDFGAKGISHVAAQRPNAWFVGMAPRRNPDIVVAVFWEHGGWGTDVAHIAAQVIDAYVTKQRRLRHNLVAGESAPAAAPASALPASSGSASTPVKPAKTDASTSGKSNGKQQTGKVDVGAIWSDPEHPAFLGGRPLSSFHRTSRSQAAALASVYAGHFFVHPSGPRKANRR; this is translated from the coding sequence ATGGCAACCAATCGGGACGAGAAACTCTCTCCAGGCAAGCTGACCGCCAGCCAGTACCTGATTGTCGCCATTCTGCTGGTGCTTTCGTTCGGTTTGTGGCGTCTGCAGGTGGTGGGCGCGCAAAACTATCACGCGCTGGCGCAGGCCAACCGCATTCGCAAGGTGCCCATGCTGGCCCCGCGTGGACGCATCTTTGACCGCGACGGCCGCCTCATCGTGGACAACTACCAGTCGGTCACCTGCTACCTGGTGCGCGACCAGAACCATGACATCACGCCCGACCTGCCGCTGATCGCGCGCGGGCTCGACATGACGCTCGATCAGGTCAAGGCCGTGCTGCGGCACTATCGCTACTCGCCGAAGTACCAGCCCATCCCCCTCAAGGAAGACATCACGCCGAGCGAGCAGCAGTTCATCGCCGCGCATGAAGATGAGCTGCCCGAGCTGGACACCATCGAGGAATACCGCCGCCTTTACCCGAAAAACGGCTTTGCCGCCGCGCTCATCGGCTATGTGGGTGAGGTCAGCGAGGCCATGCTCAATAACCCTCGCTATGCCTACTACCAGCCGGGCGACGTGGTGGGCGAGTCGGGCGTCGAGGAGTCCTACGACCCCATTCTGCGCGGCGTGGATGGCTCGCGCGACATCATTGTGAACAGCCATGGCCGCGAGGTGGGCGTACTCGGTACCGAACCGGCCAAGCCCGGCACGGATCTGCGGCTGACCATCGACCTCGACATTCAGCGCGCGGCCGAGAATGCGCTCGGCAACCGCAACGGGGCCGTCGTCGCGCTCGATCCGCACACCGGCGAGATTCTGGCGCTTGTCAGCCATCCCACGTTTGACCCGAATGCCTTCACCACGCACATCAGCCGCAAGGAGTGGGACGCGCTCGTCACCGATCCGGAGCATCCGCTGATGGACAAGGCCATCCAGGCGCTCTCGGCTCCCGGCTCAACCTTCAAGCTCATCATGGCCGTGGCCGGACTTCAGACCGGCATCGCGCAAAACCTCAACGTCGATTGCCAGGGCGGAGCCTACTTCTACGGTCATTGGTTTGCCTGCGATTCGCATCATGGCGAAGTGAACATCAACAACGCCATCCCTTACTCCTGCGACACCTACTTCTACACGCTCGCGCAGAAGCTCGGCATCGACACCATCGCGCACTGGGCGCACAAGTTTGGCATCGGCCAGAAGACCGGCGTGGACCTGCCGGGCGAGGCCGCCGGCACGATGCCCTCCACCGCATGGAAGATGAAGACCTTTCATCAGCCCTGGTACCCCGGCGAAACCATCTCGGTTGGCATCGGCCAGGGAGCCATTCAGGTCACGCCCATCCAGATGGCCCGCGCCCTCGGCGGCATCGCCAGCGGAGGCGTGCTCAAGCGCCCGCACGTGGTCTTCCCGAGCGAGCTGCCGCCGGAGTATTACAAGGCCATGCTCGCCAACTATCCCGGCTCGGGCAATGTGACCGTGCCCATCTCCACGGCTACGTGGGAGACGGTGACCGACGCGATGGCTAACGTCACGCAGTCGCCCATCGGCACCGCGCACAGCTCTGAGTTGCAGGGCATTGATTTCGCCGGAAAAACCGGCACCGCGCAGGTCGTCAGCCAGGACTTCGGCGCGAAGGGCATCTCGCACGTGGCCGCGCAGCGCCCCAATGCATGGTTCGTCGGCATGGCGCCGCGCCGCAACCCTGACATTGTGGTGGCTGTTTTCTGGGAGCATGGCGGATGGGGCACCGACGTGGCCCACATCGCCGCGCAGGTCATCGACGCCTATGTGACCAAGCAGCGCCGCCTGCGGCACAACCTCGTCGCCGGCGAGTCTGCGCCCGCAGCGGCTCCGGCTTCGGCTTTGCCAGCTTCTTCCGGGTCTGCTTCCACGCCGGTGAAGCCTGCGAAAACCGACGCCAGCACCTCCGGCAAATCGAACGGGAAGCAACAGACCGGCAAGGTCGATGTGGGCGCCATCTGGTCCGATCCCGAACATCCGGCTTTTCTGGGCGGACGCCCGCTGTCCTCATTCCACCGGACCAGCCGCAGCCAGGCCGCGGCGTTGGCCTCGGTCTACGCCGGACACTTCTTTGTTCATCCCAGCGGCCCGCGCAAAGCGAACCGCAGATAA
- the mreD gene encoding rod shape-determining protein MreD has translation MALMASSRREADVPDYPVWLLILLPILALWLQSLLALHLPHFDVLDLPLLVTIYFAITWRNPIGGTLCGAAIGILQDVPTQHPLGVYGIAKAIIGYFAASIGIRIDTESLGTRLLLIPAFTLVHGGIVWLLETHLIDQPYAWIWWLEGLHAVVNAVIGVMLFSLFDRARRRD, from the coding sequence ATGGCGCTCATGGCGTCGAGCCGGCGCGAAGCCGATGTTCCTGACTATCCGGTCTGGCTGCTGATTCTGCTGCCTATTCTGGCGCTGTGGCTGCAGTCGCTGTTGGCGCTGCATCTGCCTCACTTTGATGTGCTCGATCTGCCGCTGCTGGTCACGATCTATTTCGCCATCACGTGGCGCAACCCCATTGGCGGCACGCTGTGCGGCGCGGCCATCGGCATTCTGCAGGATGTGCCGACGCAGCACCCTCTGGGCGTTTACGGCATCGCCAAGGCCATCATCGGCTATTTTGCGGCTTCGATCGGCATTCGCATTGATACAGAGAGCCTCGGCACGCGCCTGCTGCTGATTCCGGCCTTCACGCTGGTGCATGGCGGCATTGTCTGGCTGCTCGAAACGCACCTCATCGACCAGCCCTATGCCTGGATCTGGTGGCTTGAAGGCCTGCACGCCGTGGTCAACGCCGTGATCGGGGTCATGCTGTTTTCGCTGTTTGACCGCGCCCGCCGCCGCGACTAG
- the mreC gene encoding rod shape-determining protein MreC, whose amino-acid sequence MESFFSRYRNPLVLLAVLLVQIIGLAVQVRRPSSAPGAPGVLLIRSWTLDLLGPPEHLVAATGNGITGLWDNYVDLIHVRQKNRQLLQEVDRLRIEQAGLAEDARQAQRLQALLGFKEKYIYQTVAAQVIGSSGSDQSHLLILDKGSADGLERDDAVITPNGIVGRLRSVFQHHSLLLEISDATSGAGVELATTRLQGVLRGNSYGQPEIVDVLPDERIQPGNPVITSGGDQIFPRGLPVGTVDRIVPDPGHSPLVNILIHPAAHLNRLNEVLIITNTASQMPQQEVQDIANSELDQVQQKAADILAERLPSAIDPEAPPEELFTSIVNGFALEQPLPALHPPAPAQPDQFTPGQTPPAASMTPGARNGPVRNGIERVPRRNPNQPPPAGIITAPTPGIVVTGNPPPANTKTGQPAKAAATAHPASSHPASSHPAKSHAAVTQPAHNKAAAHATSGEGH is encoded by the coding sequence ATGGAATCGTTTTTCAGCCGTTACAGGAATCCTCTGGTGCTGCTCGCCGTGCTGCTGGTGCAGATCATCGGCCTGGCGGTGCAGGTCCGGCGGCCCTCCTCGGCTCCCGGCGCGCCGGGCGTGCTGCTGATCCGCTCCTGGACGCTTGACCTGCTCGGGCCGCCCGAGCACCTGGTCGCCGCCACCGGCAACGGCATCACCGGGCTTTGGGATAACTACGTCGATCTGATTCACGTCCGGCAAAAGAACCGCCAGCTACTGCAGGAAGTGGACCGCCTGCGCATCGAGCAGGCCGGTCTGGCCGAGGATGCCCGCCAGGCACAGAGGCTGCAGGCCTTGCTCGGCTTCAAGGAGAAGTACATCTACCAGACCGTGGCCGCGCAGGTCATCGGCTCCTCGGGCTCTGACCAGTCGCACCTGCTCATTCTGGACAAAGGCTCGGCTGATGGACTGGAGCGCGATGACGCCGTCATCACGCCGAATGGCATTGTGGGCCGTCTGCGTTCGGTCTTCCAGCATCACAGCCTGCTGCTCGAGATCTCGGACGCCACCAGCGGCGCGGGTGTCGAACTGGCCACCACGCGGCTGCAGGGCGTGCTGCGCGGCAACTCCTACGGGCAGCCGGAGATTGTCGATGTGCTGCCCGACGAGCGCATTCAGCCCGGCAACCCGGTCATCACCAGCGGCGGAGACCAGATCTTTCCGCGCGGCCTGCCCGTCGGCACCGTGGACCGCATTGTGCCTGACCCCGGCCACAGCCCGCTTGTGAACATCCTCATTCATCCGGCCGCGCACCTCAACCGCCTCAATGAGGTGCTCATCATCACCAACACCGCCAGCCAGATGCCGCAGCAGGAAGTCCAGGACATCGCCAACAGCGAGCTGGACCAGGTGCAGCAGAAGGCCGCCGACATTCTGGCCGAGCGCCTGCCGAGCGCCATCGATCCCGAGGCTCCGCCCGAAGAGCTGTTCACCTCCATCGTGAATGGATTCGCCCTTGAGCAGCCGCTGCCGGCGCTGCATCCGCCGGCACCCGCGCAGCCTGACCAGTTCACGCCCGGCCAGACGCCGCCCGCGGCCAGCATGACGCCCGGCGCGCGCAATGGCCCGGTGCGCAACGGCATTGAGCGCGTGCCACGGCGCAATCCCAACCAGCCGCCGCCCGCGGGCATCATCACCGCGCCTACGCCGGGCATTGTGGTCACGGGCAATCCGCCGCCGGCCAATACAAAGACGGGGCAGCCCGCGAAGGCCGCCGCCACGGCGCATCCGGCTTCCTCTCATCCGGCTTCGTCCCATCCGGCGAAGTCTCATGCGGCTGTCACTCAACCGGCGCACAACAAGGCCGCCGCGCACGCCACCTCAGGGGAGGGCCACTGA